From Passer domesticus isolate bPasDom1 chromosome 5, bPasDom1.hap1, whole genome shotgun sequence, the proteins below share one genomic window:
- the CRY1 gene encoding cryptochrome-1 — MGVNAVHWFRKGLRLHDNPALRECIQGADTVRCVYILDPWFAGSSNVGINRWRFLLQCLEDLDANLRKLNSRLFVIRGQPADVFPRLFKEWNIAKLSIEYDSEPFGKERDAAIKKLASEAGVEVIVRISHTLYDLDKIIELNGGQPPLTYKRFQTLISRMEPLEMPVETITPEVMKKCTTPVSDDHDEKYGVPSLEELGFDTDGLPSAVWPGGETEALTRLERHLERKAWVANFERPRMNANSLLASPTGLSPYLRFGCLSCRLFYFKLTDLYKKVKKNSSPPLSLYGQLLWREFFYTAATNNPRFDKMEGNPICVQIPWDKNPEALAKWAEGRTGFPWIDAIMTQLRQEGWIHHLARHAVACFLTRGDLWISWEEGMKVFEELLLDADWSVNAGSWMWLSCSSFFQQFFHCYCPVGFGRRTDPNGDYIRRYLPVLRGFPAKYIYDPWNAPESIQKAAKCIIGVNYPKPMVNHAEASRLNIERMKQIYQQLSRYRGLGLLATVPSNPNGNGNGGLMGYSPGESISGCGSTGGAQLGTGDGHSVVQSCALGDSHTGTSGIQQQGYCQASSILHYAHGDNQQSHLLQAGRTALGTGISAGKRPNPEEETQSVGPKVQRQSTN; from the exons ATTCCTGCTTCAGTGTCTTGAGGATCTTGATGCCAATCTGCGGAAACTGAATTCACGTTTGTTTGTTATCCGTGGACAGCCAGCAGATGTTTTCCCCAGGCTTTTTAAG GAATGGAACATTGCAAAACTTTCTATTGAATATGATTCTGAACCATTTGGGAAGGAAAGAGATGCAGCTATCAAGAAGCTGGCTAGTGAAGCGGGAGTGGAGGTCATTGTTCGGATTTCACATACATTGTATGACCTGGACAA AATAATAGAATTAAATGGAGGACAGCCTCCTCTTACTTACAAGCGATTTCAGACCCTAATTAGTAGAATGGAACCCCTGGAGATGCCTGTGGAGACTATAACCCCAGAAGTAATGAAAAAATGTACTACTCCAGTTTCTGATGACCACGATGAGAAATACGGTGTGCCATCACTTGAAGAGCTGG GTTTTGACACAGATGGTTTGCCTTCTGCAGTATGGCCAGGGGGAGAAACTGAAGCTCTCACACGCTTAGAAAGACATTTAGAACGAAAG gcttGGGTAGCAAACTTTGAGAGACCACGAATGAATGCAAATTCCCTTCTGGCAAGCCCTACGGGGCTTAGTCCCTACCTCCGCTTTGGCTGTTTGTCCTGTCGGCTCTTTTATTTCAAGTTAACGGATCTGTACAAAAAG GTAAAAAAGAAcagctcccctcccctctccctctaTGGCCAGCTGTTATGGCGTGAATTTTTCTACACAGCGGCGACTAACAATCCACGGTTTGATAAAATGGAGGGGAATCCTATCTGTGTTCAAATTCCATGGGATAAGAATCCTGAGGCTTTGGCCAAATGGGCAGAAGGCAGGACAGGTTTTCCTTGGATTGATGCAATTATGACACAACTTCGTCAGGAAGGTTGGATTCACCATTTAGCCCGGCATGCTGTAGCATGCTTTCTGACTCGAGGGGACCTCTGGATTAGCTGGGAAGAAGGAATGAAG GTCTTTGAAGAGCTGTTACTTGATGCAGATTGGAGTGTGAATGCTGGAAGCTGGATGTGGCTGTCCTGTAGTTCCTTCTTTCAACAGTTTTTTCACTGCTACTGCCCAGTGGGTTTTGGCAGAAGAACTGACCCAAATGGGGATTATATCAG acGTTACTTGCCAGTCCTTAGAGGTTTCCCTGCAAAATACATCTATGATCCTTGGAATGCCCCAGAAAGCATCCAGAAGGCTGCAAAATGTATTATAGGAGTTAATTATCCCAAGCCAATGGTAAACCATGCAGAGGCAAGCCGTCTGAATATTGAGAGGATGAAACAGATCTACCAGCAGCTTTCACGATACAGAGGACTGG GTCTTCTTGCAACTGTGCCTTCTAATccaaatggaaatggaaatggtgGCCTAATGGGCTATTCACCAGGAGAAAGCATTTCTGGTTGTGGTAGTACAGGAG GAGCTCAGCTGGGAACTGGTGATGGTCATTCTGTTGTTCAGTCATGTGCCCTGGGAGACTCTCATACAGGAACAAGTGGAATTCAGCAGCAAG GTTACTGTCAAGCAAGTAGTATCTTACACTATGCTCATGGAGACAATCAGCAATCACACTTATTGCAAGCAG GAAGAACGGCCCTTGGTACTGGCATTAGTGCAGGGAAACGCCCAAATCCAGAAGAAGAAACTCAGAGCGTTGGACCAAAAGTCCAGCGACAGAGCACAAATTAA